ATACCAGCTGGATCCTCCGTGATGCCCTGTACAACGGATGCCGAGCCCGGCTGCTCCTTGACCTCATCCTTATAGTCTCCGTTTTTCAACGCATACTCCTTGAAGAATCCATAGGAGCCGGAGGCCGAGTTACGGCCATACATGCTGATCGGAGAATCCCCCACTTCGCCTGTCACGCCCAGCTGAGCCCATTGATCCAGGTTTTCTGAAGCACCACGTCGACGAGTTTTGGAAAAGATCGCATCGAGTTGCGTCATGGTGAGTTCCTGCAATGAATTATCTTTATTGACATAGACGGCAAGCGAGTCAATGGCGACAGGGAATGCGGTGGGTCTATACCTGAATTTTCTTTCGAAGGCATCGAGCTCGGTGCTCTTCATTGCTCGAGACATCGGTCCAAGTAGAGCTGTTCCTTCGATCAGGGCAGGAGGCGCGGTGCTTGAGCCCTTTCCTTCGATTTGTAGTTTGACGGCGGGATATTTTTTCCGAAATCCTTCTGCCCAGAGCGTCATAAGATTATTAAGCGTGTCCGAGCCGATGCTGGTGAGATTGCCGGAAACCCCGCTGATCTTGACATAGCCTTTCAAGGCGGGGTCCAGTACGATCGCCTCATCGGCGTAGGCCGGTGGCAATCCCCAAGTAAGGGCTCCTAGCAGGGCGAAGCCATACAAACTGAATCGCT
This region of Nitrospira sp. genomic DNA includes:
- a CDS encoding phosphate ABC transporter substrate-binding protein, with product MKISVERFSLYGFALLGALTWGLPPAYADEAIVLDPALKGYVKISGVSGNLTSIGSDTLNNLMTLWAEGFRKKYPAVKLQIEGKGSSTAPPALIEGTALLGPMSRAMKSTELDAFERKFRYRPTAFPVAIDSLAVYVNKDNSLQELTMTQLDAIFSKTRRRGASENLDQWAQLGVTGEVGDSPISMYGRNSASGSYGFFKEYALKNGDYKDEVKEQPGSASVVQGITEDPAGIGYSSIGYLTSGVRVISLAEKGGGPFVAPTQENAMNGSYPLWRHLLIYVNKAPNKPLDPLVKEFIKFIYSKEGQAVVIKDGFFPLPQPVVERELTRVE